A single Macrobrachium nipponense isolate FS-2020 chromosome 5, ASM1510439v2, whole genome shotgun sequence DNA region contains:
- the LOC135215508 gene encoding transient receptor potential channel pyrexia-like — MSDKVHFVNEAYIEMDKVAPDGSADQECAAAPVIVTETKSQATLRLLFSAINSGKFAEVEKRLHEAAGLINSTDYCGLTPLHSACHMKQFDILKLLISRGARVNVHDSLGETALHVAVREKWHDGVRELLQRGASPDETSHPPSNFKNKTKESPLHMAVKIGDRISTSQMLKCQPDLNIRDGDNQTVFHLAASHRNVSILKELLTDINLPEYMRNLDENGHSIYHAALSNTSGSFSESQTLKAIRYIYTFHKNLDEANIFGETPLIKACHLGLSDVVDFFISNGANPTKVTFQSHSAIHAACISGNPDVLQHLLNSGRVGHLITSIDKYGNHPFYYAIESSSPECCKLLLENGEHLVNVYKNEVSNFTLVKRYLPTALQLFRDLFNSSIKLSNKPKHHPDYSITFDYSSLVSSNKRNIQSSIISEMAGTPLETLIMHPLVESFLHIKWCRIRGAFYLKVFQYFIYLMIHSVFIMMTFGTTPKDWSTDPFSLMIFRILHGTFLVIVALPEIVMTIANFKRYLTHWETYTKVAALACSIFVVCTVSGKIVDDVTLNKVDARLSPKRMFASLSIVLGWIELMMLLGRFPTLGAYILMVTKVGKSIFKFLFAFLSVLIGFTLGFHVLFQRLPIFADFNLGFVKVLMMLKGEISYSQFVDRKGSPFNIYPQILMSVFLFLVVIIMGNLLTGLAVKGVPDLRRQGKIKRLIKQLSYLVAFEKLIAFTYKIKCFPQALLSLLSSRLTVDTKITIFPNKEFRKHKFMRTIPEKIISEAITLGSCKEPEDFPEEADDDVVEQLQSFKKRYTTDRRNQSHMIKELSEMCGDIKKQMTELSQQIQEQILQNQNLYNKLVGKHSA; from the exons ATGAGTGACAAGGTACACTTCGTTAACGAGGCTTATATAGAGATGGACAAGGTCGCTCCAGATGGGTCAGCAGATCAAGAATGCGCAGCCGCACCGGTCATTGTCACAGAGACCAAGTCGCAGGCCACTTTGCGTCTTCTCTTCTCC GCAATAAACTCTGGCAAGTTCGCAGAGGTAGAGAAACGTTTGCACGAAGCAGCAGGGCTCATTAACAGCACGGATTACTGTGGGCTGACGCCTCTCCACTCGGCCTGTCATATGAAGCAGTTTGATATACTTAAGCTTCTAATTTCTCGAGGAGCACGG GTAAATGTTCACGACAGCCTTGGAGAAACAGCGCTTCACGTTGCTGTGAGGGAGAAGTGGCACGATGGGGTGAGAGAACTTCTCCAGCGAGGGGCCTCTCCCGATGAAACGAGTCATCCTCCAAGTAATTTCAAGAACAAGACAAAAGAATCTCCTCTTCACATGGCTGTTAAGATAGGCGACAGGATATCCACCTCCcaaatgttaaaatgtcaaccaGATCTTAACATCAGAGACGGCGACAACCAGACTGTTTTTCACTTGGCCGCATCGCACAGAAATGTGTCGATTCTGAAGGAGCTCCTGACAGATATCAATCTTCCAGAGTATATGAGAAACTTGGATGAAAATGGCCACAGTATATACCACGCGGCTCTTTCAAATACCTCTGGTTCCTTCAGCGAAAGCCAGACATTAAAAGCGATTCGGTATATTTACACATTTCACAAGAATCTTGACGAAGCCAATATTTTTGGAGAGACACCATTAATCAAAGCATGTCATCTTGGTCTATCTGATGTTGTGGATTTTTTCATTAGTAATGGAGCTAACCCCACCAAAGTTACTTTCCAGAGCCACTCAGCGATACACGCTGCCTGCATTTCTGGAAATCCTGACGTCCTCCAACATTTGCTCAATTCAGGACGCGTAGGACATCTAATTACCTCTATCGATAAATACGGTAATCATCCCTTTTACTACGCCATAGAAAGTTCTTCACCAGAATGTTGCAAACTTCTACTAGAAAATGGTGAGCATCTGGTGAATGTTTACAAAAATGAGGTTTCTAATTTCACTCTAGTCAAAAGATATTTGCCAACTGCTTTGCAGCTTTTTCGAGATCTTTTTAACTCCAGTATAAAGTTGTCTAATAAACCGAAACATCATCCAGATTATAGCATCACTTTTGACTACTCGAGTCTTGTGTcatcaaataaaagaaacatcCAAAGCTCTATCATCTCTGAAATGGCTGGCACCCCACTGGAGACGCTTATAATGCATCCACTTGTTGAAAGCTTCTTGCATATCAAATGGTGTCGTATAAGGGGAGCATTCTACTTAAAGGTTTTCCAATACTTCATATACCTTATGATTCACAGTGTATTTATTATGATGACCTTTGGCACAACACCAAAAGACTGGTCGACAGATCCATTTTCGCTGATGATTTTTAGGATACTTCATGGTACCTTCTTAGTCATTGTAGCTCTGCCTGAGATTGTTATGACCATTGCTAACTTTAAGAGGTATTTGACACACTGGGAGACTTATACTAAAGTTGCAGCCTTAGCATGTTCTATTTTTGTTGTGTGCACAGTATCTGGTAAAATTGTTGATGATGTTACACTGAACAAAGTTGACGCGAGGTTATCTCCAAAGCGAATGTTTGCCAGTTTGTCCATTGTCCTTGGCTGGATAGAACTCATGATGCTCTTGGGACGTTTCCCTACCTTAGGCGCGTACATTCTGATGGTCACTAAAGTAGGCAAATCTATTTTCAAGTTCTTATTTGCATTTCTGAGTGTCCTCATTGGATTTACCCTTGGCTTCCATGTACTTTTTCAAAGGCTTCCCATATTTGCAGATTTTAATCTTGGCTTCGTGAAGGTTCTCATGATGTTGAAAGGAGAAATATCCTATAGCCAATTTGTTGACCGAAAGGGTTCCCCTTTCAACATCTATCCTCAGATCCTAAtgagtgtttttcttttcttggtgGTTATAATCATGGGTAATCTCTTGACTGGCTTAGCTGTAAAAGGTGTTCCCGACCTGAGGAGACAAGGGAAAATCAAAAGGTTGATTAAGCAGTTATCATACCTTGTGGCCTTTGAGAAGCTTATTGCTTTCACTTACAAGATAAAGTGCTTCCCACAGGCACTGCTGTCACTGCTTTCCTCCCGTCTGACTGTCGATACTAAAATTACTATTTTCCCAAACAAGGAATTCAGGAAACATAAGTTCATGAGGACTATACCAGAGAAGATCATTTCGGAGGCAATCACTTTAGGCAGTTGCAAGGAGCCAGAGGATTTCCCTGAGGAAGCCGATGACGATGTTGTCGAACAACTGCAATCTTTCAAGAAGAGATACACAACCGATCGCAGAAATCAGAGCCACATGATTAAAGAACTTTCAGAGATGTGTGGTGATATCAAGAAGCAGATGACAGAGCTCTCGCAGCAAATTCAGGAGCAGATTCTTCAGAATCAAAACCTGTACAACAAATTGGTCGGAAAACATTCTGCCTAA